One genomic window of Pseudomonadota bacterium includes the following:
- a CDS encoding STAS domain-containing protein codes for MEIISKSFDQFAALILEGVLDAGQVSVVLLAAEDVLQQNQQDLVIDGSGLDFVDSSGLGCFVSIYKQAQNLGRSFTLVGLPAPILEVITITKLDRILAIYPGSLEAFLAEPNSFPG; via the coding sequence ATGGAAATAATTTCAAAAAGCTTTGACCAGTTCGCCGCCCTGATTTTAGAAGGGGTCCTTGATGCGGGTCAGGTGAGCGTGGTGTTGCTGGCGGCGGAGGATGTGCTGCAGCAAAACCAGCAGGACCTTGTTATTGATGGGAGTGGACTGGACTTTGTCGACAGCTCCGGTCTGGGTTGTTTTGTGAGCATCTATAAACAGGCACAAAACCTGGGTCGTTCTTTTACCCTGGTTGGATTACCGGCGCCAATTTTGGAAGTTATCACTATAACTAAACTTGATCGGATATTGGCAATCTATCCCGGATCACTGGAAGCATTTCTTGCTGAACCGAATTCTTTTCCCGGTTGA
- the fliE gene encoding flagellar hook-basal body complex protein FliE, translating into MKNEAMQTHLLTMRQLAGQAANPVTRSEESDSGQGGFGQIFRSSLEKINGLQQKADEQVTAVQSGRSADMIDAIVALEEADMSFQLLLQVRNKAVKAYEEIMRMQL; encoded by the coding sequence ATGAAAAATGAAGCGATGCAGACTCATTTACTGACTATGCGGCAACTTGCCGGCCAGGCTGCCAATCCTGTTACTCGTTCAGAGGAATCAGATTCCGGGCAAGGTGGTTTTGGCCAGATTTTCCGTAGTTCACTGGAAAAAATAAATGGGCTGCAGCAAAAGGCAGATGAACAGGTAACCGCAGTCCAGAGTGGCCGCTCGGCGGATATGATTGATGCCATTGTGGCGCTTGAAGAAGCAGACATGTCCTTCCAGCTGTTGCTGCAGGTGCGGAATAAAGCTGTCAAGGCGTATGAAGAGATTATGAGGATGCAGTTGTAG
- a CDS encoding sigma-54 dependent transcriptional regulator has product MPGSSPIYLLITTDDHLPGLLQACLPESVQLAVLAPDQLSRRKFSAGTVVFVDCLPPTKEFFWPSLLRDLPVSLIMICAQGDMERIKMGVLHGARSYITSPLSPPDVQRVLDQCCSELVAEAEDEQLPGDEQLEASGFYGMLGASPGMKAVFRLIQKISRSNSNVLIQGESGTGKELVARAIHNLSARAKHPFIPVNCAAIPRELLESELFGYVKGAFTGAIYDRPGRVEMAEGGGLFLDEIGEMDALLQVKILRLIQDRTVEPLGWRQAAKKIDIRIICATNRDLELAVREGDFREDLFFRLNVVPVQLPPLRQRPEDIPCLVEYFIHCQNEGRSGSPVTDISPEAMLLLQAYPWPGNVRELENIIERIMVMKSGGSILPADLPEKIISMDSMVENQEKASRLPSTTIPVEGLSLKTEVSKLEKELIVQALQQSQGVKERAARLLKMNRTTLIEKIKRNRINADTLE; this is encoded by the coding sequence ATGCCAGGTTCTTCCCCCATTTATCTGCTTATTACCACTGATGATCATCTGCCAGGCCTTCTGCAGGCCTGTTTGCCTGAGTCGGTGCAATTGGCCGTTCTGGCGCCTGATCAGCTGTCCCGACGCAAGTTTTCAGCGGGAACGGTAGTATTCGTTGATTGCCTGCCGCCTACTAAAGAATTTTTCTGGCCTTCATTGCTGCGGGATTTGCCTGTTTCCCTGATTATGATTTGTGCTCAGGGAGACATGGAACGGATTAAAATGGGGGTTTTGCATGGAGCCCGCAGTTATATCACCAGTCCTCTGTCTCCTCCTGATGTCCAACGGGTTCTCGATCAGTGTTGTAGCGAATTGGTGGCAGAGGCTGAAGACGAGCAATTGCCTGGGGATGAGCAGTTGGAAGCTTCAGGGTTCTACGGGATGTTAGGGGCTTCACCCGGGATGAAAGCTGTTTTTCGCCTGATCCAAAAAATCTCCCGCAGCAACAGCAATGTTTTAATCCAGGGAGAAAGTGGTACCGGCAAGGAACTGGTCGCCCGGGCAATTCATAATCTGAGTGCGCGAGCCAAACATCCTTTTATACCGGTTAATTGTGCCGCAATCCCCCGTGAATTGCTTGAGTCCGAATTGTTTGGTTATGTCAAGGGTGCTTTTACCGGGGCGATTTACGACCGCCCGGGTCGGGTGGAGATGGCTGAGGGGGGAGGGCTGTTCCTTGATGAAATCGGTGAAATGGATGCCTTGCTGCAGGTAAAAATACTTCGTTTGATTCAGGATCGTACGGTTGAACCGCTGGGATGGCGTCAGGCAGCAAAAAAAATTGATATCCGAATTATTTGTGCCACGAACCGGGATCTCGAATTGGCTGTCCGGGAAGGTGATTTTCGCGAGGACCTTTTTTTTCGCCTTAATGTGGTTCCCGTCCAGCTCCCGCCACTCCGTCAACGTCCGGAGGATATCCCCTGCCTGGTGGAATATTTTATTCATTGTCAGAACGAAGGACGTTCAGGCTCGCCGGTAACTGACATCAGTCCGGAAGCCATGCTGCTTTTGCAGGCTTATCCATGGCCTGGGAATGTCCGGGAACTGGAAAATATCATTGAGCGGATCATGGTGATGAAATCAGGCGGTTCCATATTGCCTGCCGATCTGCCGGAGAAGATTATCTCGATGGACAGTATGGTCGAAAACCAGGAAAAAGCTTCCCGGTTGCCGTCGACCACTATTCCCGTGGAAGGTTTGTCGCTGAAAACAGAGGTCAGTAAGCTGGAGAAAGAGTTGATCGTCCAGGCTTTACAACAGTCCCAGGGGGTCAAGGAGCGGGCCGCGCGGTTGTTGAAAATGAACCGGACCACATTGATTGAAAAAATTAAGCGTAACCGGATAAATGCGGATACTTTAGAATGA
- the flgC gene encoding flagellar basal body rod protein FlgC, giving the protein MGFQTSLRISAAGMSAQRHRLNVIASNLANLQTTRTPEGGPYQRKDVVFQAKPMVDSRNESLMESGQQKTLSVEMVKVIADSRPPIMKYQPEHPDADPQGYVAYPNVNAIEEMVNMLSATRSYEANLTMMKTTKDMVNKTIEILKV; this is encoded by the coding sequence GTGGGTTTTCAAACTAGTTTACGAATCAGTGCCGCCGGCATGTCGGCTCAGCGTCATCGTTTGAATGTTATTGCCAGTAATCTGGCTAATCTGCAGACGACCAGAACTCCTGAAGGGGGACCCTATCAGCGGAAAGATGTTGTTTTTCAGGCGAAACCAATGGTTGACAGCCGGAATGAATCATTGATGGAATCTGGTCAGCAAAAGACCTTGTCGGTGGAAATGGTGAAAGTCATTGCTGATAGTCGGCCGCCGATCATGAAATATCAACCGGAACATCCGGACGCTGATCCTCAGGGTTATGTCGCCTATCCCAATGTCAATGCCATTGAAGAGATGGTAAATATGCTGTCAGCAACCAGGAGTTATGAAGCTAATCTGACAATGATGAAAACCACCAAAGATATGGTTAACAAAACCATCGAAATTCTGAAAGTGTAG
- a CDS encoding sigma-54 dependent transcriptional regulator: MEKGESQFTVVIWDVDADFWKPLIIGLENSGIRVLCQPLPADYLETLRNMLPVSLIVGELDLQDVNGENVISVLHQQLPEIKLLPVVASPSVEGAIGAIRLGTIDYLLKANMTIDALLALIKRVLSERQVPALQSTLKHHPQDLIYCDPSMERLLQLAGKAAVSDATVLIQGESGTGKEVLARFVHRQSHRSAKPFVAINCAALPPNLLESELFGHEKGAFTGAIVRKIGKFELAHGGTILLDEISEIDLGLQSKLLRVIQEGEVDRVGGRHPVSIDVRIIATTNRILKNEVEAGNFRQDLFYRLNVIPLTIKPLRERLMDIDLLVERFIDRYRRKNNRKIRGISAATRQALFRHSFPGNVRELENMIERGVVLAEGSLLEPGDLFLDEDELLAVANRGDAAAVVGDTADLISGASLPLPVGTSLDSLERFMIFKTLKEVDNNRTHAARVLGISIRTLRNKLREYREKYDQTPESNNQNAVSKPS, translated from the coding sequence ATGGAAAAAGGGGAATCGCAATTTACAGTAGTAATCTGGGATGTTGATGCCGATTTCTGGAAGCCGTTGATTATCGGCCTGGAAAATTCCGGCATTCGGGTATTATGTCAGCCTTTGCCGGCAGACTACCTGGAAACTCTCAGAAATATGCTGCCGGTTTCTCTGATTGTCGGTGAGCTTGATCTCCAGGATGTAAACGGGGAAAATGTTATTTCAGTTTTGCATCAGCAGCTTCCCGAGATTAAACTTTTGCCGGTGGTGGCTTCTCCCTCGGTAGAAGGGGCAATTGGTGCTATTCGCCTGGGAACCATTGATTATCTGCTGAAGGCAAATATGACCATTGATGCTCTCCTGGCATTGATTAAAAGAGTGCTGTCGGAGCGACAGGTTCCAGCCCTGCAATCAACCCTGAAGCATCATCCGCAGGATCTAATATATTGTGATCCATCCATGGAACGATTGCTGCAACTGGCCGGGAAAGCTGCGGTCAGTGATGCAACGGTACTTATTCAGGGTGAGAGTGGTACCGGGAAGGAGGTCCTCGCCCGTTTTGTTCATCGGCAAAGTCACCGATCGGCAAAGCCTTTTGTTGCCATTAATTGTGCCGCTCTGCCGCCAAACCTGTTGGAAAGTGAGCTTTTTGGTCATGAAAAAGGCGCTTTTACCGGGGCGATAGTGAGAAAAATCGGTAAATTTGAGCTGGCTCATGGCGGTACCATCCTGCTTGATGAAATATCTGAAATTGATCTGGGATTACAGAGTAAATTGCTGCGGGTTATCCAGGAAGGCGAGGTTGACCGGGTTGGTGGACGACATCCGGTTTCCATTGATGTTCGCATTATTGCCACCACGAATCGAATACTGAAAAATGAAGTTGAGGCCGGGAATTTTCGCCAGGACCTTTTTTACCGGCTTAATGTGATCCCTTTGACCATTAAACCATTAAGGGAACGATTGATGGATATTGATCTTCTGGTTGAACGTTTTATTGATCGTTACCGACGGAAAAACAACCGGAAAATCAGGGGGATTTCAGCTGCCACCCGCCAGGCATTATTTCGCCATTCCTTTCCGGGGAATGTTCGGGAACTGGAAAATATGATTGAACGCGGTGTAGTTCTGGCGGAAGGATCGCTGTTGGAGCCGGGCGATCTTTTTCTGGATGAGGATGAATTGCTTGCAGTTGCCAATCGTGGTGATGCAGCTGCTGTCGTGGGGGATACAGCTGACCTGATTTCTGGAGCATCCCTGCCCCTACCGGTGGGAACCAGTCTGGACTCCCTGGAGCGGTTCATGATTTTTAAAACCTTGAAAGAGGTTGATAATAATCGTACCCATGCCGCCCGGGTCCTGGGGATCAGCATCAGGACTTTGCGGAATAAATTGCGTGAATACCGGGAGAAATATGACCAGACTCCCGAATCAAATAATCAGAATGCTGTCAGCAAGCCATCCTGA
- a CDS encoding tetratricopeptide repeat protein: MILINLHQSGKFRCKVVLILLLICSGILFPGDSCAAAKKILESVKIGSFKEKSRVVLQLSGAGFYEVDNQPDDAILSVKLFDFSRGQVPPRQLVDERLIKGIRISQKEQFLQVQLSLTTSQYHYRAHLFKSPPLLVIDLKGSPPAAEEKSAPADKQQSSDEQGEPREPPEPEVVENIEKKPLDEVDKSAVKVEKVEEKPLDVDEPVSEAKKETAGVESKEPEKTGMVPPAAKKSPESEVPVPEKSVAAKSESSSPAENEVLTDKPIAEKLEPGLPGEKSVSTSAADIEVDPGRELYDQGLQHYLKGELEKAMETFSRLVTLFPDSALVPKALFRYNDALARQENSGNSRNLHHLIDNYLQVVRKYSRDSDAPWALLQVGRAYESMDFDYEAEGVYQALVHQYPQSRFAAAAWYETARINYALKRYRKALHAYQQLVAEYPERGFSIEAEFYQAHCLYHLGDFTRALSRYQSALKRTPEYLQDDPRTIYLLGSCYLSLKKYQQARDYLLMMRNLFPENEFTNMALAKVGDSLLTQGKFAEGVAFLATVIKEYPETDGEIIARLAMARLGVENPGFAKRPELRTYAEFLDPQLAYRLIADNYPDNPLSNVARLRLGRLLYKRHDYAGARQFFDQLILPRVDHDIRSVALAEMRKVVYDELREDYQQKKYAAMVALQKRYGNNFLPRPTGMYPFFWLAEAMRHQGLYAGALKLYGSLQGFKPSQEEFLAITWGMASCHLFLGEVKDAAGLLQPLAVKDLENSWWIKMMLLKTEIMIREGENPAALKLLVDIRSRLPAGQIPERVSLMTMMAEAYSNEGEIDAAIATYREAVSLANAQPQIIDLVHRVTLTSALARILFIKGDYQASLSRFRQASLMMNRHENLAELLYWQSLCYARLGQNKELDKIINTLKSHYENSDWTSLAISNLKDYQWKKGNRNLQ, encoded by the coding sequence TTGATCCTGATTAATCTACATCAAAGTGGCAAGTTTCGATGTAAAGTTGTCCTGATTCTGCTCCTGATTTGCAGCGGGATACTTTTCCCCGGTGACAGTTGTGCCGCCGCGAAAAAGATATTGGAGTCGGTCAAGATTGGCAGCTTTAAGGAAAAGAGCCGGGTGGTTTTGCAGTTGAGCGGTGCCGGCTTTTATGAGGTTGATAACCAGCCGGATGATGCCATTCTCTCTGTTAAGTTATTTGATTTCAGCCGTGGTCAGGTTCCTCCCCGGCAATTGGTTGATGAACGTTTAATTAAAGGGATTCGCATTAGTCAGAAAGAACAGTTTCTCCAGGTACAGCTTTCGCTGACCACCAGCCAATATCATTACCGGGCCCATCTATTCAAATCCCCTCCCCTGCTGGTTATTGATCTTAAAGGCAGTCCACCGGCTGCCGAAGAAAAATCCGCGCCGGCCGATAAACAACAAAGTTCTGATGAACAGGGTGAACCCAGGGAACCGCCTGAGCCGGAAGTGGTGGAAAATATCGAGAAAAAGCCGCTGGATGAGGTTGATAAGTCTGCAGTCAAAGTGGAAAAGGTTGAAGAAAAGCCGCTGGATGTGGATGAACCCGTGTCGGAAGCCAAAAAGGAAACGGCCGGTGTAGAGTCGAAGGAGCCTGAAAAAACCGGCATGGTTCCACCTGCAGCAAAAAAATCGCCTGAGTCTGAAGTCCCAGTGCCGGAGAAGTCGGTTGCCGCAAAATCCGAATCTTCATCACCGGCAGAAAATGAAGTGTTAACGGATAAGCCGATTGCAGAGAAGCTGGAACCCGGGCTTCCAGGGGAAAAATCAGTTTCCACTTCCGCTGCTGACATTGAAGTTGATCCAGGTCGTGAGCTGTATGATCAGGGATTGCAGCATTATCTTAAAGGTGAATTAGAAAAAGCTATGGAAACCTTTAGCCGCCTGGTAACCCTGTTTCCTGATTCCGCCCTGGTTCCCAAAGCACTTTTTCGTTATAATGATGCCCTGGCACGGCAGGAAAACAGTGGAAACAGCCGTAATTTACATCATCTTATTGATAACTATTTGCAGGTGGTGAGAAAGTATTCCCGGGATAGTGATGCCCCCTGGGCTTTGTTGCAGGTTGGTCGTGCATACGAGAGTATGGATTTTGATTATGAGGCGGAAGGGGTCTATCAAGCGTTGGTTCACCAGTATCCACAAAGCCGGTTTGCCGCGGCTGCCTGGTATGAAACCGCCCGGATAAATTATGCCCTCAAACGTTACCGGAAAGCTTTGCATGCCTATCAGCAATTGGTGGCAGAGTATCCGGAACGGGGATTCAGTATCGAAGCTGAATTTTATCAGGCCCACTGTCTTTACCATCTGGGGGATTTTACCAGGGCCCTGTCCAGGTATCAATCCGCGTTGAAAAGGACGCCGGAGTATTTACAGGACGATCCCCGGACCATCTATCTTTTGGGCAGCTGCTACCTGTCATTGAAAAAATATCAGCAGGCTCGTGACTATCTGTTGATGATGCGCAACCTTTTTCCTGAAAATGAGTTTACCAATATGGCTTTGGCAAAAGTGGGAGATTCCCTTTTGACCCAGGGGAAATTTGCTGAAGGGGTTGCCTTCCTGGCTACGGTTATCAAAGAGTATCCTGAAACCGACGGCGAGATTATTGCCCGTTTAGCCATGGCTCGGCTGGGGGTCGAAAACCCCGGGTTTGCCAAACGTCCTGAATTGAGAACTTATGCCGAATTTCTGGATCCTCAGCTTGCTTACCGTTTGATTGCTGACAACTATCCGGATAATCCTTTGAGTAATGTAGCCCGGTTGCGCCTGGGGCGCCTGCTGTATAAACGCCATGATTATGCCGGTGCCCGGCAGTTTTTTGATCAATTGATTTTACCCCGGGTAGATCACGATATTCGTTCAGTGGCCCTTGCTGAGATGCGGAAAGTGGTTTATGATGAACTGAGAGAAGACTATCAACAAAAAAAATACGCGGCGATGGTGGCCCTGCAAAAACGGTATGGCAATAATTTTTTGCCCCGGCCAACGGGAATGTATCCCTTTTTCTGGCTGGCTGAAGCTATGCGTCACCAGGGTTTGTATGCCGGGGCATTGAAGCTGTATGGTTCATTGCAGGGTTTTAAACCGTCCCAAGAGGAATTTTTAGCCATTACCTGGGGGATGGCCAGCTGTCATCTTTTTCTGGGAGAGGTGAAGGATGCGGCCGGATTATTACAGCCACTGGCAGTGAAAGACCTGGAAAATTCCTGGTGGATAAAAATGATGTTGTTAAAGACTGAAATCATGATCAGGGAAGGTGAAAATCCGGCGGCGTTGAAACTGTTGGTTGATATCCGTTCCCGTTTGCCGGCCGGACAAATCCCGGAACGGGTTTCCCTGATGACCATGATGGCTGAGGCATATAGTAATGAGGGCGAAATTGATGCTGCTATAGCAACATATCGAGAGGCGGTATCCCTGGCCAATGCCCAGCCGCAGATAATTGATCTGGTACACCGGGTTACCCTGACCTCCGCACTTGCCAGAATATTGTTCATCAAAGGGGATTATCAGGCTTCCCTGTCAAGATTCCGCCAGGCCTCACTGATGATGAACCGCCATGAAAATTTAGCTGAATTATTGTACTGGCAGTCCCTCTGCTATGCCCGTCTGGGGCAGAATAAAGAACTGGATAAAATAATCAATACCTTGAAATCTCATTATGAAAACAGTGACTGGACATCTCTGGCTATCTCTAATCTCAAGGATTATCAATGGAAAAAGGGGAATCGCAATTTACAGTAG
- the flgB gene encoding flagellar basal body rod protein FlgB, whose protein sequence is MTVNRLFDNTTNLLAKVMALRARKAEVISSNIANIDTPGYKARQVTFMDQLQDALVESDRLPLVKTHKVHLPVSRTITEIESSIQAQESSLAGFDRNTVDLDHEMAALAENSLNYNAAVQMLHKKLNILKNAIVEGGK, encoded by the coding sequence ATGACAGTAAACCGATTGTTTGACAATACCACCAACCTGCTGGCTAAAGTCATGGCTTTACGGGCCCGTAAAGCGGAAGTTATTTCAAGCAATATTGCCAATATCGATACTCCCGGATATAAAGCCCGGCAAGTTACCTTTATGGATCAACTGCAGGATGCACTTGTTGAGTCTGACCGTCTGCCTTTGGTGAAAACTCATAAGGTGCATTTGCCGGTATCACGGACTATAACCGAAATTGAATCATCGATTCAAGCGCAGGAAAGTTCACTTGCTGGTTTTGACCGGAATACCGTTGATCTAGATCATGAAATGGCAGCCTTGGCGGAAAATAGCCTGAATTATAATGCTGCCGTCCAGATGTTGCATAAAAAACTGAATATTTTGAAAAATGCCATTGTCGAGGGGGGTAAATAG
- a CDS encoding DUF4911 domain-containing protein, with the protein PRKIGMLRFLLEGYDGLTTLTTLNASQGLVCCLVPNGQYVTLYRLLESFNTEGRIYSFIRLGCCSDLQFLTKASKFCAGDKLIPLSSG; encoded by the coding sequence ATCCCCGCAAAATTGGCATGCTGCGTTTTTTGCTGGAGGGATATGATGGTTTGACCACCCTGACTACCCTTAATGCTTCCCAGGGTCTGGTATGCTGTCTGGTGCCGAACGGGCAATATGTAACGCTGTACCGGTTGCTTGAAAGCTTCAATACCGAAGGGCGAATATACTCTTTTATCAGATTGGGCTGTTGTTCTGATTTGCAATTTTTGACTAAAGCTTCAAAGTTTTGTGCCGGTGATAAATTAATACCTTTATCGAGCGGTTAG